A single window of Dendropsophus ebraccatus isolate aDenEbr1 chromosome 5, aDenEbr1.pat, whole genome shotgun sequence DNA harbors:
- the SLC46A3 gene encoding lysosomal proton-coupled steroid conjugate and bile acid symporter SLC46A3, with the protein MGFLYVVEPVMAVYCFASFASYPLMQQYVYQRFWEDKFNSSVFYSDNISHCETNQSNPNYVHQKEVQKRASMFYTTLDLSSLIPSLLMALILVSYGDQRGRKASLLLPSVGALVTLGAYSSTSFFDLPLEILYISSVFSGFLGGFATFIGGCFSYIADIAKDVQKKNIRIAFIDMVLGVSSGVAGITSGYIIRALGFNWSFALPAFLHILNILYILFILEETVKRTEFQQNVLSKDGFKDLFSGVFLLFKHASSKKRLAISLLMFAFMAYLFTDFGAVGLFTLYELGSPLCWDPVLIGWGSALSTLCFVGSFLGVFLFTRCMKDAYIVFIGMASWIAGITMAAFATTTVTMMLVRLPLLFSGMPLPVLRSMMSKVVLDNEQGALFACIACLESLTGSLTIAMFNSIYSATVLWFPGFCFLLSAVLCLIPFGVVWLFLCIGYQERDHVLLINEESSTEVES; encoded by the exons ATGGGCTTCCTCTACGTGGTGGAGCCAGTCATGGCCGTCTACTGCTTCGCCAGTTTTGCCAGTTACCCTTTAATGCAGCAGTACGTGTATCAGCGATTCTGGGAGGATAAGTTCAATAGCAGCGTCTTCTACAGCGACAACATATCACATTGTGAGACCAACCAAAGTAACCCCAACTATGTACACCAGAAG GAGGTCCAAAAAAGAGCGTCCATGTTCTATACAACACTGGATTTATCATCACTTATTCCAAGTCTACTAATGGCATTGATCCTGGTGTCCTATGGAGATCAACGTGGACGCAAAGCATCACTGCTGCTGCCCTCTGTAGGGGCCTTAGTGACTCTCGGCGCATACAGCTCGACTTCTTTCTTCGACCTGCCCTTAGAAATCTTATACATATCTTCTGTCTTCAGTGGATTCTTAGGCGGCTTTGCTACATTTATTGGGGGATGCTTCTCTTATATAGCGGACATAGCTAAAGACGTGCAGAAGAAGAATATACGCATCGCCTTTATTGACATGGTCCTAGGGGTGTCGAGCGGGGTGGCAGGGATCACATCGGGGTATATTATCAGAGCATTAGGATTTAATTGGTCCTTTGCCCTTCCGGCTTTTCTCCACATCCTCAATATTTTGTATATTCTTTTTATACTGGAAGAGACTGTGAAAAGGACAGAATTCCAGCAGAACGTGCTGAGTAAAGATGGCTTCAAGGATTTGTTCTCCGGAGTTTTTCTACTTTTTAAGCATGCATCAAGCAAGAAGCGGCTGGCTATAAGCCTGCTCATGTTCGCCTTCATGGCCTACTTGTTTACAGACTTTGGAGCGGTGGGCCTCTTCACTCTTTATGAGTTGGGTTCTCCTCTCTGTTGGGATCCTGTACTTATTGGGTGGGGGTCAGCCCTGTCCACGCTCTGCTTCGTTGGGAGTTTTCTTGGTGTATTCTTGTTTACACGTTGCATGAAAGATGCCTACATCGTCTTCATTGGGATGGCGTCATGGATTGCAGGCATTACTATGGCTGCCTTCGCTACCACTACAGTGACCATGATGCTAG TGAGACTTCCTCTGCTGTTTTCTGGGATGCCGCTTCCTGTCCTGAGGTCAATGATGTCTAAAGTGGTTTTGGACAATGAGCAAG GAGCGCTGTTTGCTTGCATTGCCTGTCTGGAGAGTTTAACCGGCAGCCTGACTATTGCCATGTTTAATAGCATCTACTCGGCCACGGTGCTGTGGTTCCCTGGATTCTGCTTCCTGCTATCTGCCGTCCTCTGCCTAATCCCATTTGGCGTGGTGTG GCTTTTCCTGTGTATCGGGTATCAAGAAAGGGACCACGTCCTTCTGATCAACGAAGAATCCAGCACTGAGGTGGAGTCGTGA